A section of the Chryseobacterium scophthalmum genome encodes:
- a CDS encoding TlpA family protein disulfide reductase, which yields MKKNIFFLLFGFFNVFSAQNGYEISIKTKGIAKDVMYLKIFNGTVSDSYAVDSAKISEKTPIAKFVQKQKILGGIYKLELKSNKSALNILVNNGAKISFNLEGSELLGLMPEQEPNIGFLTYERQSGNIEKKLELLKAVQKKYPSPTLDLYTKLEEKRNIKLPENLEERKKLQASFLADIDLNERRIQILPNSYQFLFKYINILPIDNENYKTGVDRLLKGQNCDSKNYLFYLKWIFKNLEYYSQKGMNDAYKYTFNTYLNDMKCVNKNETFYKSIAAKLSALEAVPIGSTIANTEMQKLDKTMVNLSDIYAKSKYTFVMFYDPECVHCQEETPGIATYIASLKNSGVDIQSVSYLNTPDDKKWQSFVQEKGLQNWINVKSKNNDRTYVEKLEISSNPNFLLLDSQGKVLLKKYNQQEIAKILMSAQ from the coding sequence ATGAAAAAAAATATCTTCTTTTTACTTTTCGGATTTTTCAATGTATTCTCGGCGCAAAATGGTTATGAAATCAGCATCAAAACCAAAGGTATTGCGAAAGATGTAATGTATCTTAAAATATTTAACGGAACGGTTTCAGATTCTTATGCGGTAGATTCTGCAAAAATCAGTGAAAAAACTCCAATTGCAAAATTTGTTCAGAAACAGAAAATTTTAGGAGGAATCTATAAATTGGAACTGAAATCTAATAAATCTGCTTTAAATATTTTGGTCAACAATGGTGCGAAAATATCATTTAATCTTGAAGGAAGTGAACTTTTAGGACTTATGCCTGAACAAGAACCTAATATTGGTTTTCTTACTTATGAAAGACAATCGGGAAACATTGAGAAAAAATTAGAGCTTTTAAAAGCTGTTCAAAAAAAATATCCAAGTCCTACGCTTGATCTTTACACCAAACTAGAAGAAAAAAGAAATATAAAACTTCCGGAAAATTTAGAAGAAAGGAAAAAATTACAGGCCAGTTTTCTCGCAGATATAGATCTTAATGAAAGAAGAATTCAGATACTTCCGAACTCGTATCAGTTTTTGTTTAAATACATTAATATTCTTCCGATTGATAACGAAAACTATAAAACCGGTGTAGATCGACTTCTGAAAGGACAAAACTGTGATTCTAAAAATTATCTGTTTTATCTGAAATGGATTTTTAAAAATCTTGAATATTACAGTCAGAAAGGGATGAACGATGCTTACAAATACACCTTCAATACTTATTTGAATGATATGAAGTGCGTCAATAAAAATGAAACGTTTTACAAAAGTATTGCCGCTAAACTTTCTGCGTTGGAAGCGGTACCAATAGGAAGTACTATTGCAAATACCGAGATGCAAAAATTGGATAAAACAATGGTAAACCTTTCTGATATTTATGCGAAATCGAAATATACTTTCGTCATGTTTTACGATCCGGAATGTGTGCATTGTCAGGAAGAAACGCCCGGAATTGCAACTTATATAGCAAGTCTTAAAAATTCTGGTGTAGATATCCAGTCGGTTTCTTATCTGAATACGCCCGATGATAAAAAATGGCAGAGCTTTGTACAGGAAAAAGGTTTGCAAAACTGGATCAACGTGAAGAGTAAAAACAATGACCGCACTTATGTGGAAAAACTGGAAATCTCTTCTAACCCGAATTTTTTATTATTAGATTCTCAAGGGAAAGTTTTACTGAAAAAATATAACCAACAGGAAATTGCTAAAATTCTTATGTCGGCACAATAA
- a CDS encoding YchJ family protein, with protein sequence MNCPCCSGKPYEECCKPYHTGEKNAPTAEVLMRSRFSAFAIPNGKYLMETTSPGKRQFHNTKDLQEWGEINEWTKLEIVNKPSMNKVEFKAYYTDENGEKQMHHELSTFKMIQNRWYYVTGEFLD encoded by the coding sequence ATGAACTGTCCTTGCTGCTCAGGAAAACCATACGAAGAATGTTGCAAACCTTATCATACCGGAGAAAAAAATGCTCCAACTGCAGAAGTTTTGATGCGCTCAAGATTTTCTGCATTTGCCATTCCAAATGGAAAATATTTAATGGAAACAACTTCTCCCGGAAAAAGACAATTTCACAATACAAAAGATTTGCAGGAATGGGGAGAAATCAATGAATGGACAAAACTTGAAATTGTAAATAAACCTTCAATGAATAAAGTAGAATTCAAGGCATATTACACCGATGAAAACGGAGAAAAACAAATGCATCACGAATTATCTACATTCAAAATGATTCAAAACAGATGGTATTATGTGACTGGAGAATTTTTAGACTAA
- a CDS encoding FKBP-type peptidyl-prolyl cis-trans isomerase, protein MTIENNHVVAVKYILHTIEEDGTKTLVEETTAENPLTFLYGLGMMIPKFEQNIHGLKAGDTAAFVIQPEEAYGEKQDDAIAQLPIDMFAESGVPPIGAILPLSDNQGNNFQAFVVEVTPEVVVADLNHPMAGKVLDFQVEILNTRPATEEELSHGHAHGIDGNEAH, encoded by the coding sequence ATGACAATCGAAAACAATCATGTGGTAGCTGTAAAGTATATTCTTCACACTATCGAAGAGGATGGAACTAAAACTCTTGTAGAAGAAACAACTGCAGAAAATCCACTTACATTTTTATATGGTTTGGGAATGATGATTCCAAAGTTTGAGCAAAATATCCACGGTTTGAAAGCTGGTGATACTGCTGCTTTTGTAATTCAGCCTGAAGAAGCTTACGGTGAGAAGCAAGACGATGCTATCGCACAATTGCCAATCGATATGTTTGCAGAATCTGGAGTTCCGCCAATCGGAGCTATTTTGCCTTTATCTGATAACCAAGGAAACAATTTCCAGGCTTTTGTAGTAGAAGTTACTCCGGAAGTCGTTGTAGCAGATCTTAACCATCCAATGGCTGGAAAAGTTTTAGATTTCCAGGTGGAAATTTTAAACACTCGTCCTGCAACAGAAGAGGAGTTGTCTCACGGTCACGCTCATGGAATTGACGGAAACGAGGCTCACTAA
- a CDS encoding VF530 family DNA-binding protein — translation MEEKSKDPLHGKRLDAILEELVEYYQGFEELGKQINIKCFTDNPSINSSLKFLRKTDWARAKVESLYLYVLRQKKREESKNKK, via the coding sequence ATGGAAGAAAAATCAAAAGATCCTTTACACGGAAAAAGACTTGATGCTATTCTTGAAGAACTGGTAGAATATTATCAGGGCTTTGAAGAATTAGGAAAACAGATCAATATCAAATGCTTTACAGATAATCCGAGTATTAATTCGTCATTGAAGTTTTTACGAAAAACAGACTGGGCAAGAGCAAAAGTTGAAAGTCTGTATCTGTATGTTTTAAGACAGAAAAAAAGGGAAGAATCAAAAAATAAGAAGTAA
- the sbcD gene encoding metallophosphoesterase family protein — MKILHTADWHLGKRLDRFSRLEEQVLVMNEIVDIADRENVDLVLVAGDLFDNFNPSVEATELFYKTLKRLSLNGKRPVIAISGNHDSPSLIDAPDPLARECGIILIGHPKATINPFELEHFKVSKSAEGFIELEFKNQNFPVRILHTPYANEVRLKEYFGENKEEELNRVLAENWKKIADEFCNQNGINLLITHLYMNKKGAPILEEPEGEKPIKIGNADLVFSDIIPHQIQYTALGHLHGFKNIGTDEKPVVYSSSPLCYSFSEAGQTKYVSIIEAEPNKNVSFEKIALQNGKKLVRKTFDSIENTIEWLKENPNTLVELTLESETFLKAEERKLIYQSHNGIVHLIPKVKNQDFNENQLSEINLSQDIQTLFNNYFKSKNGGQEANEELINLFNEIVSSDK; from the coding sequence ATGAAAATCCTCCACACCGCCGATTGGCATTTGGGTAAACGTCTCGACCGTTTTTCTAGATTAGAAGAACAGGTTTTGGTGATGAACGAAATTGTTGACATCGCAGATCGTGAAAATGTTGATCTCGTTTTGGTTGCCGGAGATTTGTTTGACAATTTCAATCCGAGTGTTGAAGCGACGGAACTTTTTTATAAAACTTTAAAGCGTTTATCATTAAATGGAAAACGCCCTGTTATTGCTATTTCCGGGAATCACGATTCGCCAAGTTTGATTGATGCACCCGATCCTTTAGCGCGCGAATGCGGTATTATTTTAATCGGACATCCGAAAGCGACAATCAATCCATTTGAGCTTGAACATTTCAAAGTTTCAAAATCAGCAGAAGGTTTTATTGAATTGGAATTTAAAAATCAAAATTTCCCTGTCAGAATTTTGCATACTCCTTATGCAAATGAGGTTCGTTTAAAAGAATATTTTGGTGAAAATAAAGAAGAGGAACTCAACAGAGTTTTAGCCGAAAACTGGAAAAAAATTGCTGATGAATTTTGCAATCAAAATGGCATCAACCTTTTGATAACACATTTGTATATGAACAAAAAAGGCGCTCCGATTTTGGAAGAACCGGAAGGGGAAAAACCTATTAAAATAGGAAATGCAGACCTTGTTTTTTCAGATATTATTCCGCATCAGATTCAATATACAGCTTTAGGACATTTGCATGGTTTTAAAAATATAGGAACCGATGAAAAGCCTGTTGTCTATTCATCTTCGCCTTTATGTTACAGCTTCAGCGAAGCCGGACAAACAAAATACGTTTCCATTATTGAAGCTGAACCCAATAAAAATGTTTCATTTGAGAAAATTGCTTTACAAAACGGTAAAAAGCTCGTCAGAAAAACGTTTGATTCCATTGAAAATACAATTGAATGGCTGAAAGAAAATCCAAATACTTTAGTTGAATTGACCTTAGAAAGTGAAACTTTTTTAAAAGCCGAAGAAAGAAAACTCATCTATCAGTCTCATAACGGAATTGTACATCTCATTCCGAAAGTTAAAAATCAGGATTTTAATGAAAATCAATTAAGCGAAATCAACCTAAGCCAGGATATTCAGACGTTGTTCAACAATTATTTTAAATCTAAAAACGGCGGTCAGGAAGCCAATGAGGAACTCATTAATTTGTTTAACGAAATTGTTAGTTCTGATAAATAA